Proteins found in one Spirochaetaceae bacterium genomic segment:
- a CDS encoding NADH:ubiquinone reductase (Na(+)-transporting) subunit D codes for MADPKVLPVAPAIEREPLFSPQNRTVLKDPLSDNNPITIQVLGICSALAVTTQVKPSLVMGVAVIFVLVFSNLIISLMRNLIPNNVRIIVQMTVVASLVVVVDQVLKAYAYDVSRQLSVFVALIITNCIIMGRLEAFAMTNKPWPSVLDALGNGLGYALVILAVGFCRELFGSGKIFGVQIVPHALYNAGYVDNGLMVLAPGAFILMGLLIWAQRRMSGYAEEA; via the coding sequence ATGGCAGACCCGAAAGTACTCCCGGTAGCACCGGCCATCGAGCGCGAGCCGCTGTTCTCGCCGCAGAACCGGACGGTGCTCAAGGATCCGCTGTCGGACAACAATCCGATCACCATCCAGGTGCTCGGCATCTGCTCGGCGCTGGCGGTGACCACGCAGGTCAAGCCGTCGCTGGTCATGGGGGTCGCGGTGATCTTCGTGCTGGTGTTCTCCAACCTGATCATCTCGCTGATGCGCAACCTCATTCCCAACAACGTGCGCATCATTGTGCAGATGACCGTGGTGGCGTCGCTGGTGGTGGTGGTGGACCAGGTGCTGAAGGCGTACGCCTACGACGTGTCGCGGCAGCTCTCGGTGTTCGTGGCCCTGATCATCACCAACTGCATCATCATGGGCCGCCTGGAGGCGTTCGCGATGACCAACAAGCCGTGGCCGAGCGTGCTGGACGCCCTCGGCAACGGCCTCGGCTACGCGCTGGTGATCCTGGCCGTCGGCTTCTGCCGCGAACTGTTCGGCAGCGGCAAGATATTCGGGGTGCAGATCGTCCCGCACGCGCTGTACAACGCCGGCTACGTGGACAACGGGCTCATGGTGCTGGCACCGGGGGCGTTCATCCTGATGGGCCTGTTGATCTGGGCGCAGCGCCGCATGAGCGGCTACGCCGAGGAGGCTTAG
- a CDS encoding NADH:ubiquinone reductase (Na(+)-transporting) subunit B, with translation MQQLLKGLLERVEPLFEQGGKLEKLYPAYDAFATLAFVLPNRTHAGAHIRDDFDSKRMMVTVIFALIPCTLVGIFNIGYQRLLAECGVSGADVCAMGVSFTFVQAVVQGLIRFLPILIVTYAVGLGWEFLFAVIRRHEVSEGFLVSGFLVALIVPPSIPLWQLAVATTFGVIIGKEIFGGTGMNIFNPALVVRAFLFFAYPAQISGDRVWVALDGYAAASPLAVVAEGAEAPIVDVLAAQGVTWLNSFIGLIPGSIGETSTLAILLGIGLLLITGVGSWRIMASMLAGGVLMAAILNLAAPHPGHFLALPIHYHLTLGGFAFGLAYMATDPVSAAATDTGKLIYGFLCGVLSILVRILNPAFPEGVMLAILFMNMFAPLIDHFVVRSNVKKRLARAAVPAAANARVTE, from the coding sequence GTGCAGCAGTTGCTGAAAGGGTTGTTGGAGCGGGTCGAACCGCTGTTCGAACAGGGCGGCAAGCTGGAGAAGCTGTACCCGGCGTACGACGCGTTCGCGACCCTGGCGTTCGTGCTGCCCAACCGCACCCACGCCGGCGCCCACATCCGCGACGACTTCGACTCCAAGCGGATGATGGTGACGGTGATCTTCGCCCTCATCCCGTGCACGCTGGTGGGCATCTTCAACATCGGCTACCAGCGCCTGCTTGCGGAGTGCGGCGTCTCCGGCGCCGACGTGTGCGCCATGGGGGTCAGCTTCACGTTCGTGCAGGCGGTGGTGCAGGGGCTGATCCGCTTCCTGCCGATCCTGATCGTCACCTACGCCGTCGGGCTGGGCTGGGAGTTCCTGTTCGCGGTGATTCGCCGCCACGAGGTGAGCGAGGGGTTCCTGGTGTCCGGGTTCCTGGTAGCGCTGATCGTGCCGCCGAGCATCCCGCTGTGGCAGCTCGCGGTGGCCACCACGTTCGGGGTGATCATCGGCAAGGAGATCTTCGGCGGCACCGGCATGAACATCTTCAACCCGGCGCTGGTGGTGCGCGCGTTCCTGTTCTTCGCCTACCCGGCGCAGATCTCCGGCGACCGCGTGTGGGTGGCCCTGGACGGCTACGCGGCGGCGTCGCCGCTGGCGGTGGTCGCCGAGGGTGCGGAGGCGCCGATCGTCGACGTGCTCGCCGCGCAGGGCGTGACCTGGCTGAACTCGTTCATCGGGCTGATCCCCGGCAGCATCGGAGAGACCTCGACGCTGGCGATCCTGCTCGGCATCGGACTGCTGCTGATTACCGGGGTCGGCAGTTGGCGCATCATGGCCTCGATGCTGGCCGGCGGCGTGCTGATGGCCGCCATCCTGAATCTCGCCGCCCCCCACCCGGGCCACTTCCTGGCGCTTCCGATACACTATCACCTGACGCTGGGCGGGTTCGCGTTCGGTCTCGCCTACATGGCCACCGACCCGGTATCCGCGGCCGCCACCGACACCGGCAAGCTGATCTACGGGTTCCTGTGCGGCGTGCTGTCGATCCTGGTGCGAATACTGAACCCGGCGTTCCCGGAAGGGGTGATGCTCGCTATCCTGTTCATGAACATGTTTGCACCGCTGATCGACCATTTCGTGGTGCGCTCCAACGTCAAGAAACGGCTGGCGCGCGCCGCGGTGCCGGCCGCGGCCAACGCACGGGTTACGGAGTAA
- the nqrC gene encoding NADH:ubiquinone reductase (Na(+)-transporting) subunit C: MNRSKLYSVVFVLIITVFWGFVLSFAATSLREPQQANEKLNMRTNILLAVGLVDRDNDLGADELNSIYDESVQSFLVDHEGKVIEGSTAEGVDLEEELENPDPGAWRLPVFVVTEGGRASVYAIPVFGKGLWSTLYGYLALSDDLDTVQGITFYKHGETAGLGAEIEQAWFQDNFVGKKIFDGSELRSIEVVKGKVGDVYSNPADHTYAVDGISGASMTGRGVTDLLDEKLNIYGPYIRRVRAETAQGR, encoded by the coding sequence GTGAACCGCAGCAAACTCTATTCGGTGGTGTTCGTCCTGATCATCACGGTGTTCTGGGGCTTCGTGCTGTCCTTCGCCGCGACCTCGCTGCGCGAGCCGCAGCAGGCCAACGAGAAGCTGAACATGCGCACCAACATCCTGCTGGCGGTCGGCCTGGTCGACCGCGACAACGATCTCGGCGCGGACGAGTTGAACAGCATCTACGACGAATCGGTGCAGAGCTTCCTGGTCGATCACGAGGGCAAGGTGATCGAGGGAAGTACCGCCGAGGGGGTCGACCTGGAGGAGGAGCTGGAGAACCCCGATCCGGGCGCCTGGCGGCTGCCGGTGTTCGTGGTCACCGAGGGCGGGCGTGCGAGCGTGTACGCCATACCGGTGTTCGGCAAGGGGCTGTGGTCGACCCTGTACGGCTACCTGGCCTTGTCCGACGACCTGGACACGGTGCAGGGCATCACGTTCTACAAGCACGGCGAGACCGCCGGCCTCGGCGCCGAGATCGAGCAGGCCTGGTTTCAGGACAACTTCGTCGGCAAGAAGATCTTCGACGGCAGCGAGTTGCGCTCCATCGAGGTGGTCAAGGGCAAGGTGGGTGACGTGTATTCCAACCCCGCCGACCACACCTACGCGGTGGACGGCATCAGCGGCGCGAGCATGACCGGGCGCGGCGTGACCGACTTGCTCGACGAAAAACTCAACATCTACGGACCCTACATCAGACGGGTACGAGCCGAGACGGCTCAGGGGAGGTAA
- a CDS encoding Uma2 family endonuclease, whose amino-acid sequence MSSSMAAPVVVEYPDSDGKPVAESDFQLNYLVYAREGLRVHFRDRRKRNDVYVAGSLLIYYEEGNPRASVAPDVFVVLGVPNHDRRIYQVWHEGRVPDFVLEITSRSTWAEDQGSKRELYRRLGVAEYWQYDPTGDYLEPVLRGQRLTGGAYVPMAPRRTAGRLPALASGVLGLELHVTKDGLRFHDPVTGEYLPSHAEAEARAAAEAQARTAAEARAAAEAQARAAAETRIAAEAQARAAAEALAEAEAQARAAAEARVAELEARLRHHG is encoded by the coding sequence ATGAGCAGTTCGATGGCCGCTCCGGTCGTGGTCGAGTACCCCGACTCGGACGGCAAGCCGGTGGCGGAAAGCGACTTTCAACTCAACTACCTGGTCTACGCACGGGAAGGTTTGCGCGTCCATTTCCGTGATCGCCGCAAACGCAACGACGTGTACGTCGCCGGCAGCCTGCTGATCTACTACGAAGAGGGCAACCCGCGAGCGTCCGTGGCGCCGGACGTGTTCGTGGTGCTCGGAGTGCCGAACCACGACCGGCGGATCTACCAAGTGTGGCACGAGGGCAGGGTGCCGGACTTCGTGCTGGAGATCACCTCGCGCAGCACGTGGGCGGAGGATCAGGGGTCCAAGCGGGAGCTGTATCGGCGGTTGGGCGTGGCGGAGTACTGGCAATACGATCCGACCGGGGACTACTTGGAGCCGGTGTTGCGGGGGCAGAGGCTGACCGGCGGAGCGTACGTGCCGATGGCGCCGCGCCGGACGGCGGGCCGGTTGCCGGCGCTGGCGAGCGGCGTCCTGGGGCTGGAGCTGCACGTCACGAAGGACGGCCTGCGTTTCCACGACCCGGTAACCGGGGAGTACCTGCCATCGCATGCCGAAGCGGAGGCGCGAGCGGCGGCGGAAGCACAAGCGCGCACCGCGGCGGAAGCGCGGGCCGCGGCGGAAGCACAAGCGCGGGCGGCGGCGGAGACGCGGATCGCGGCGGAAGCACAAGCGCGGGCGGCGGCGGAAGCTCTGGCCGAGGCGGAAGCACAAGCGCGGGCGGCGGCCGAAGCGCGCGTCGCGGAGTTGGAGGCCAGGCTGCGGCACCACGGGTGA
- a CDS encoding fibronectin type III domain-containing protein, with translation MRIESSISPAGGIDGCAPGGDAVVRLESQDGSVLYDRRELKVTSQRPGQVARPVVSARNAALQVDWEAPTDGGTPTHYDVGYRAGTTGAWTETEVRGRTSTTISELENGTRYQVRVRATNTTGDGDWSEIVTGTPQVEAPIVEPGPEPGPTSVSSCGSLVPGALAAPRDLDVIPQSQQRALLTWIGTNAASHYDVRISEVSRTAGNSATYRTTNPCYVIYLDRIIVANPTRGFHHSRAFQLQVEASDGNMTRSSETITIIDTPITVANGNSTGSNSAELRWTSVKDILNNNNYSAGAYDLRYRPASGNHAQLDWQPEDLVSVHSPRRNVASPLTLTGLVPRQVYAIQLIYREGSSTSYDTDVFAARYSYVWPSSSPAASSESSAPQWVAGMPLRFPLPSTTYEYRICKDTFPVGKQGDWSAFIQHAFEQWELATGGVVTMTYNSEDCTDYSNVVDEVLEEVRSRTGLPDTSFRNAVVAILSRLRWTDIRPNQIDDSRLNEIIMLDDIDWGADLSRVSDYDRRREFAFSEFADSLGFGLRDCWGGYGSKNQSTIACAIPTKRVGFEGYTTDIFLRRTKVEHDPLALPGGDANVDPGDISFNKCPAVSKFSVYGVLVHEVGHALGIRSQHGDYSAHPAFRDTVMTAGITDFNCSPHPLDVLAMRALYQSR, from the coding sequence GTGCGCATCGAGTCCTCGATCTCGCCCGCCGGCGGCATCGACGGCTGCGCGCCGGGGGGCGACGCGGTGGTGCGGCTGGAATCGCAGGACGGCTCGGTGCTGTACGACCGCCGGGAGCTCAAGGTGACGTCGCAGCGACCGGGCCAAGTAGCCCGGCCGGTGGTGAGTGCGCGCAACGCGGCGCTACAGGTGGACTGGGAGGCGCCGACGGACGGCGGCACGCCGACGCATTACGACGTGGGGTATCGGGCGGGCACGACCGGGGCGTGGACCGAGACGGAGGTGCGCGGCCGCACGTCCACGACCATCAGCGAGCTCGAGAACGGCACGCGCTACCAAGTGCGGGTGCGCGCGACGAACACGACGGGGGACGGGGATTGGTCGGAGATCGTGACGGGGACACCGCAGGTTGAAGCTCCGATCGTTGAGCCAGGTCCCGAACCAGGACCCACAAGCGTTTCTAGTTGTGGTTCCCTGGTACCGGGAGCCCTAGCTGCACCCCGTGATCTAGACGTAATTCCTCAGTCTCAGCAGCGTGCTCTATTGACTTGGATCGGTACCAACGCGGCATCGCACTACGACGTCCGTATTAGTGAAGTTTCGAGAACAGCCGGCAATAGCGCAACCTATCGAACGACCAATCCCTGTTACGTCATCTATTTGGACAGAATTATTGTCGCCAATCCGACGCGAGGTTTTCACCATTCCCGAGCATTTCAGCTTCAAGTTGAAGCAAGTGACGGAAACATGACTCGTAGCAGTGAGACGATAACCATTATCGATACGCCAATTACGGTGGCTAACGGCAACAGCACAGGTTCGAATTCTGCTGAACTCAGATGGACTTCAGTAAAGGATATCCTGAACAACAATAACTATTCTGCCGGTGCGTATGACTTGCGATATCGTCCGGCTTCTGGCAACCATGCACAACTTGATTGGCAGCCGGAGGATCTTGTTTCTGTTCACTCTCCAAGAAGAAACGTGGCAAGTCCGTTGACATTGACTGGGCTGGTGCCTCGTCAAGTCTACGCCATTCAGTTGATCTATCGAGAGGGATCCAGTACTTCGTACGATACCGACGTCTTTGCCGCACGTTATTCTTATGTCTGGCCGTCGTCATCTCCGGCAGCGTCTTCCGAATCGAGCGCGCCGCAATGGGTTGCGGGGATGCCGCTTCGCTTTCCTCTGCCCAGCACGACGTACGAGTATCGGATCTGTAAAGACACGTTTCCCGTAGGCAAGCAGGGAGACTGGTCGGCCTTTATCCAACATGCCTTCGAGCAATGGGAACTCGCCACTGGCGGCGTCGTGACCATGACGTATAACAGTGAAGATTGCACCGACTATTCGAACGTAGTCGACGAAGTCCTGGAAGAAGTCCGTTCCCGTACAGGCCTCCCTGATACCAGTTTCCGAAATGCCGTGGTTGCAATCCTTAGTCGCCTTCGGTGGACCGACATACGACCAAATCAGATCGACGACAGCCGCCTCAATGAAATCATCATGTTAGACGACATCGATTGGGGGGCTGACCTTTCGAGAGTTTCAGACTACGATAGACGACGCGAATTTGCATTCTCAGAGTTTGCCGACAGTTTGGGTTTCGGCCTTCGCGACTGCTGGGGAGGTTATGGTTCAAAGAACCAATCGACCATCGCGTGCGCGATTCCGACAAAGCGCGTGGGATTTGAGGGATATACAACCGACATCTTCCTGCGAAGAACCAAGGTCGAGCACGATCCTCTGGCCCTCCCTGGTGGTGACGCGAATGTGGATCCTGGTGATATCTCGTTCAATAAGTGTCCTGCCGTATCTAAATTCAGCGTTTATGGCGTATTGGTTCACGAGGTCGGCCACGCGCTTGGCATTCGCAGTCAGCATGGGGACTACTCGGCGCACCCGGCGTTTAGAGACACCGTCATGACGGCAGGGATCACTGATTTCAACTGTTCGCCTCACCCTCTCGACGTGTTGGCGATGCGTGCGTTGTACCAGTCGCGGTAG
- the nqrE gene encoding NADH:ubiquinone reductase (Na(+)-transporting) subunit E, whose amino-acid sequence MELVNLALKAIFVENILLAFFLGMCSFLAVSKQVKTAIGLGFAVIFVLGITVPINWAVHEFLLKSGSLAWVSPAMAEVDLSFLNFIAFIAVIAAMVQLVEMVIEKTSTGLYHALGIYLPLITVNCSILGGSLFMVERSYSFSESVVFGLSSGFGWALAIIALASIREKIRYSNVPPALRGLGITMLLTGLMSIGFMSFSGISL is encoded by the coding sequence ATGGAACTGGTAAACCTGGCGCTCAAGGCGATCTTCGTCGAGAATATCCTGCTCGCCTTCTTCCTGGGAATGTGCTCGTTCCTGGCGGTGTCCAAGCAGGTCAAGACCGCCATCGGCCTCGGCTTCGCGGTGATCTTCGTGCTCGGCATCACCGTGCCGATCAACTGGGCGGTGCACGAGTTCCTGCTCAAGTCGGGTTCCCTGGCGTGGGTCAGCCCGGCGATGGCGGAAGTCGACCTGAGCTTTCTCAACTTCATCGCCTTCATCGCGGTGATCGCCGCCATGGTGCAGTTGGTGGAGATGGTGATCGAGAAGACCTCCACCGGCCTGTACCACGCGCTCGGCATCTACCTGCCGCTGATCACCGTGAACTGCTCGATTCTCGGCGGCTCGCTGTTCATGGTGGAGCGCAGCTACTCGTTCAGCGAGTCGGTGGTGTTCGGCCTGTCGTCCGGCTTCGGCTGGGCGCTGGCGATCATCGCGCTCGCTTCGATCCGGGAGAAGATCCGCTACTCCAACGTACCGCCGGCGTTGCGCGGCCTCGGCATCACCATGCTGCTGACCGGCCTGATGTCGATCGGCTTCATGTCGTTCTCCGGCATCTCACTGTAG
- a CDS encoding Na(+)-translocating NADH-quinone reductase subunit A, whose protein sequence is MATIELKRGYDIPLEGVAAAAVADAPAPTTVAIKPRDFHGLIARLDIEEGDQVKVGTPLFHDKTFTDVLFTSPVSGMVVNVNRGARRAIEEVIVRLDGGRGADTFEVPGPSAGRDAVLAALLRSGLFPFLVQRPLARLADPTATPRDIFVAVHDTAPLAARPDMLLAGREDHFAAGIAALAALTPGTVHVCIGPDTPPLPDLSAIGNVQVNTFVGPHPSGNAGVHIHHLAPISGRGDVVWTCCLKGVLMIGALFATGAIDPTVTVAVAGSAVPDPCYLRTVHGAQVDVLGGDLADDQVRFISGNPLTGRQITPAGYLGFFDSSLTVLPEVVEPELLGWVLPGFTAGSRSRTFLSTWLARSRPVRKHTGLHGGERAFIATGIYREVLPIDVHPEFLMKSIMAEDIPEMEGLGIHEIAEEDVALCEYICPSKIEWQQITRRGLDFIERET, encoded by the coding sequence ATGGCAACCATCGAGCTCAAACGGGGATACGACATTCCTCTTGAGGGGGTCGCCGCCGCCGCGGTCGCGGACGCACCGGCGCCGACCACCGTGGCCATCAAACCGAGGGACTTCCACGGCCTGATCGCGCGGCTCGACATCGAAGAGGGCGATCAGGTCAAGGTCGGCACGCCGCTGTTCCACGACAAGACATTTACCGACGTGCTGTTCACCTCGCCGGTGAGCGGCATGGTGGTCAACGTCAACCGCGGCGCCCGCCGCGCCATCGAGGAAGTGATCGTCCGCCTCGACGGCGGCCGCGGCGCCGACACCTTCGAGGTGCCGGGGCCGTCCGCCGGCCGCGACGCCGTGCTCGCCGCGCTGCTGCGTTCGGGCCTGTTTCCGTTTCTCGTGCAGCGCCCGCTGGCGCGGCTGGCCGACCCCACCGCCACGCCGCGCGACATCTTCGTTGCCGTGCACGACACCGCTCCCCTGGCGGCGCGCCCGGACATGCTGCTGGCCGGCCGCGAGGACCACTTCGCCGCCGGCATCGCCGCGCTGGCCGCGCTGACCCCCGGTACCGTGCACGTCTGCATCGGCCCCGACACGCCGCCGCTGCCCGACCTGTCGGCGATCGGCAACGTGCAGGTGAACACCTTCGTGGGGCCGCACCCATCCGGCAACGCCGGCGTTCACATTCACCACCTGGCGCCGATCAGCGGACGCGGAGACGTGGTGTGGACCTGCTGCCTGAAGGGCGTGCTGATGATCGGCGCCCTGTTCGCGACCGGCGCCATCGATCCGACCGTGACCGTGGCGGTGGCCGGTTCGGCGGTCCCCGATCCGTGCTACCTGCGCACCGTGCACGGTGCCCAGGTCGACGTTCTCGGCGGCGATCTGGCCGACGACCAGGTGCGCTTCATCTCCGGCAACCCGCTCACCGGGCGCCAGATCACTCCGGCCGGCTACCTGGGTTTCTTCGACAGTTCGCTCACCGTGCTGCCGGAGGTGGTGGAGCCGGAGCTGCTCGGCTGGGTGCTGCCGGGGTTCACGGCCGGCAGCCGCTCGCGCACCTTTCTGTCGACCTGGCTGGCGCGGTCGCGCCCGGTGCGCAAGCACACCGGCCTGCACGGCGGCGAGCGCGCGTTCATCGCCACCGGCATCTACCGCGAGGTGCTGCCGATCGACGTGCACCCGGAGTTCCTGATGAAGAGCATCATGGCCGAGGACATCCCGGAGATGGAGGGCCTCGGCATCCACGAGATCGCGGAGGAAGATGTCGCGCTGTGCGAGTACATCTGCCCGTCCAAGATCGAGTGGCAGCAGATTACCCGGCGCGGGCTCGACTTCATCGAGCGCGAAACGTAG